A window of Castanea sativa cultivar Marrone di Chiusa Pesio chromosome 1, ASM4071231v1 contains these coding sequences:
- the LOC142621912 gene encoding putative metal-nicotianamine transporter YSL7 produces MGLTENNEVVEMTTRKEDDPEEAAAKESLSIEQIFASKEVPPWQKQVTVRALVVSLVLAILFTFIVMKLNLTTGIIPSLNVSAGLLGFFFLKTWTKFVEKSGMLKQPFTRQENTVIQTCVVASSGIAFSGGFGSYLFGMSEVVAKQSSEDNSAKDIKNPALGWMIGFIFVVSFLGLFSVVPLRKIMIIDFKLIYPSGTATAHLINSFHTPQGAKLAKKQVKALGKFFSFSFLWGFFQWFFTAGDDCGFVSFPTFGLKAYEHRFYFDFSATYVGVGMICPYLINISLLVGAILSWGIMWPLIENRKGSWYSADLSPSSLHGLQGYQVFIAIAMILGDGLYNFLKVLSRTLLGLYKQLRKKDSGVVIPLAGNSSLQSTPSQSYDDQIRTQLFLKDQIPLWLAIAGYVTIAIISAATLPHIFHQLKWYYIVVIYIVAPPLAFCNAYGCGLTDWSLASTYGKLAIFTIGAWAGASHGGVLAGLAACGVMMNIVSTASDLMQDFKTGYMTLASPRSMFVSQIIGTAMGCVVSPCVFWLFYKAFSGLGLPGSEYPAPYALVYRNMSILGVQGFSALPKHCLTLCYVFFIAAVVINGIRDAVGKKWAGYIPLPMAMAIPFYLGSYFAIDMCVGSFILFVWGKINKAKADAFGPAVASGLICGDGIWTLPSSILALAGVKPPICMKFLSRGTNVKVDDFLAS; encoded by the exons ATGGGACTAACAGAGAATAACGAGGTGGTGGAGATGACCACGAGAAAGGAGGATGATCCAGAAGAAGCAGCAGCCAAGGAATCATTGTCCATAGAGCAAATCTTCGCTAGCAAAGAGGTGCCTCCATGGCAAAAGCAGGTGACTGTAAGAGCCTTGGTGGTGAGCCTCGTGTTGGCTATTCTGTTCACCTTCATAGTTATGAAGCTGAACCTGACCACTGGGATTATACCATCCCTCAACGTCTCTGCTGGGCTTTTGGGGTTCTTCTTCCTCAAGACTTGGACCAAGTTTGTTGAGAAATCTGGGATGTTAAAGCAGCCCTTTACAAGGCAGGAGAACACTGTCATTCAGACCTGCGTTGTCGCCTCTTCTGGCATTGCTTTTAGCG GCGGCTTCGGTAGTTACCTCTTCGGAATGAGTGAAGTTGTTGCTAAACAATCTTCAGAAGATAACAGTGCAAAAGATATTAAGAACCCAGCATTAGGTTGGATGATTgggtttatttttgttgttagctTTCTTGGCCTCTTCTCGGTGGTGCCTCTTCGAAAG ATTATGATCATAGACTTCAAATTGATATATCCAAGTGGCACTGCAACTGCCCATCTTATCAACAGCTTTCACACGCCTCAGGGTGCCAAGCTAGCAAA AAAACAAGTGAAAGCATTGGGGAAGTTCTTCTCCTTTAGCTTTCTCTGGGGTTTCTTCCAATGGTTCTTCACTGCAGGTGACGACTGTGGATTTGTAAGCTTTCCTACTTTTGGTCTCAAAGCCTATGAACACAG GTTCTACTTTGATTTCTCAGCTACTTATGTTGGTGTTGGAATGATCTGTCCATATCTAATTAACATATCTCTACTTGTTGGAGCAATTCTTTCATGGGGTATCATGTGGCCTCTCATAGAGAACAGAAAGGGCTCTTGGTACTCTGCAGATCTCAGCCCAAGTAGCCTACATGGCCTGCAAGGTTACCAG GTCTTCATAGCTATAGCCATGATTCTTGGTGATGGCCTCTACAATTTCCTTAAAGTCCTTAGTCGAACTCTATTGGGTTTGTATAAACAACTTCGTAAGAAAGACTCAGGTGTAGTTATCCCTTTAGCAGGTAACTCCTCCCTTCAGAGTACTCCATCACAGTCTTATGATGACCAAATTCGGACCCAACTATTTCTCAAGGACCAGATTCCATTATGGCTTGCCATAGCTGGTTATGTGACTATAGCAATTATATCTGCTGCAACACTTCCCCATATATTTCATCAGCTCAAATGGTACTACATTGTTGTTATTTACATCGTAGCACCACCATTAGCCTTTTGCAATGCTTATGGTTGTGGGCTAACAGACTGGTCCCTAGCATCCACATATGGAAAGCTAGCTATCTTCACGATTGGTGCATGGGCAGGTGCTTCTCATGGTGGAGTTCTGGCAGGTCTGGCAGCATGTGGGGTCATGATGAACATTGTGTCCACAGCATCTGACTTAATGCAAGACTTTAAGACAGGTTACATGACATTGGCTTCACCAAGGTCCATGTTTGTGAGTCAAATTATTGGAACAGCAATGGGTTGCGTTGTTTCTCCTTGTGTCTTCTGGCTCTTCTACAAGGCTTTTAGTGGTCTTGGACTTCCTGGTTCAGAATACCCTGCACCTTATGCTCTTGTTTACCGTAACATGTCGATATTGGGTGTTCAGGGGTTCTCGGCTTTGCCAAAGCACTGCCTCACACTTTGCTACGTGTTCTTTATTGCAGCCGTAGTTATTAACGGTATTAGAGATGCAGTGGGAAAGAAATGGGCTGGTTATATTCCACTTCCTATGGCAATGGCAATACCCTTTTATCTTGGATCTTACTTTGCCATTGATATGTGTGTAGGGAGCTTTATACTGTTTGTGTGGGGGAAGATAAATAAGGCTAAGGCTGATGCGTTTGGACCTGCTGTAGCATCTGGGTTGATTTGTGGTGATGGGATTTGGACTCTACCAAGTTCAATACTCGCTTTGGCAGGTGTCAAACCACCCATTTGCATGAAATTCTTATCGAGGGGAACAAATGTAAAGGTGGATGATTTCTTAGCGTCTTAA
- the LOC142622818 gene encoding uncharacterized protein LOC142622818, protein MKMAEVEQNNERSKRMIEEQAKEELELLETQHPNRFEYLKLELKSFIFQIQSQSQLPLPENHSSSSFSTSSIATTQESTSNKKRKVGDCLCVSMEDGNESSKKKLQMGTTNIMGNMKGIIDNRETKKRERVDEVLERAQACLQKIQHLKASLLFCC, encoded by the exons ATGAAAATGGCAGAGGTGGAACAGAATAATGAAAGGAGTAAAAGGATGATAGAAGAACAGGCAAAGGAGGAGTTGGAACTACTAGAAACCCAACATCCCAACCGTTTTGAGTACCTGAAGCTTGAGCTCAAGTCCTTCATCTTTCAAATTCAATCCCAGAGCCAACTTCCACTTCCTGAGAACCACAGCTCCAGCTCCTTTTCCACATCTTCTATTGCTACCACTCAAG aATCAACTAGTAACAAGAAGAGGAAGGTAGGTGATTGTCTTTGTGTATCAATGGAGGATGGAAATGAATCATCCAAGAAGAAATTGCAAATGGGTACTACTAACATTATGGGAAACATGAAGGGGATCATTGATAATAGGGAGACCAAGAAGAGGGAAAGGGTCGATGAGGTTCTTGAGAGGGCTCAAGCATGTCTCCAAAAAATTCAGCACTTAAAAGCCTCTTTATTATTCTGCTGCTGA
- the LOC142618337 gene encoding nibrin homolog, producing the protein MVWALFPVDPVSGEDKYYIFARGTYKVGRKGCDVIINKDKGVSRIHAEIVVDALNSLNPLNKRPFNTLSKVRIKDCSKYGTFINKNLGQKEKVHELPNKETTLEDGDLVSFGTGNATYRFCFVPLIFFVCSESSQVNQPLQDKISAIGAHITHSLAQECTHVLVDQLRPVKEDVLDAIVSKKPIVLSSWVEFVAEKNIRTEIPSCSSYAPMLTVEGESIKVADPKSRENCLEGYTFLLEETNMYKFRDRLQSLLEVGGAKIVSVSGFCSSSQDLEYGDNNRMVCVIPGGSTEQSDRLKKLSSFSRVNEMDLIRAVLTGWLDQSFLISACILVSSSCSTDETVVADSDLEVETATSKQENVTVCTDEAIKVVSKAETSMASEEAIKFVSKDEVIKVVSKAETSMASEEAVKFVSETETVMDHAAIKSKDICGTSYRDVSCGITVKIDKVDESECGNSDILFSQDLVVRETNIPSRFSTTTNNGVLNFKHFRKTNTQSGNSFNNLIPFSKHPYKDSDDGNEEMVESVKEEKKRKQMEAIAEDLFNNEKGRKRGVAGSLRGLLTRG; encoded by the exons ATGGTGTGGGCTCTCTTTCCTGTAGACCCTGTTTCAG GTGAAGATAAGTACTATATATTTGCAAGGGGAACTTACAAAGTAGGTCGCAAAG GTTGTGACGTAATTATTAACAAAGACAAAGGAGTTTCTCGGATCCATGCAGAAATAGTTGTTGATGCACTGAATTCTTTGAATCCCCTGAATAAAAGACCTTTCAACACTTTGTCTAAAGTTAGGATTAAAGATTGCTCCAAATATGGAACATTCATTAATAAGAATCTGGGGCAAAAGGAAAAAGTTCATGAACTCCCAAATAAGGAAACAACTTTAGAAGATGGGGACCTGGTTTCTTTTGGAACTGGTAATGCAACCTACAG GTTTTGTTTCGTTCCTCTCATATTTTTTGTCTGCTCGGAGTCCTCCCAAGTGAATCAACCCCTTCAAGACAAAATTTCAGCAATTG GAGCTCATATTACTCACAGCCTGGCTCAAGAGTGCACACATGTGCTTGTTGATCAACTCAGGCCAGTGAAAGAAGATGTGCTTGATGCCATTGTATCAAAAAAACCTATTGTTCTTAGTAGTTGGGTTGAG TTTGTTGCAGAAAAGAACATTCGCACTGAAATTCCTAGCTGCAGTTC CTATGCTCCAATGTTGACAGTAGAAGGAGAATCAATCAAAGTTGCAGACCCTAAATCTCGTGAAAACTGTTTGGAAGGATATACTTTTTTATTGGAAGAGACAAACATG TACAAGTTCAGGGATCGGTTGCAGTCCTTATTGGAAGTGGGTGGTGCAAAGATTGTTTCTGTATCAGGCTTTTGTTCAAGTAGCCAA GACTTGGAATATGGAGATAATAATCGTATGGTTTGTGTTATCCCTGGAGGATCAACAGAGCAGTCTGATCGACTCAAAAAACTCAGTTCGTTCTCGCGAGTAAATGAGATGGATTTAATACGTGCTGTTTTAACTGGATGGCTGGATCAATCCTTTTTGATATCAGCATGCA TACTTGTTTCATCTTCATGCTCCACAGACGAAACGGTGGTAGCAGATTCTGATTTAGAGGTGGAAACGGCCACATCAAAACAGGAAAATGTCACAGTCTGCACTGATGAAGCCATTAAAGTTGTGAGCAAAGCTGAAACATCCATGGCTTCTGAAGAAGCCATTAAATTTGTGAGCAAAGATGAAGTCATTAAAGTTGTGAGCAAAGCTGAAACATCCATGGCTTCTGAAGAAGCCGTTAAATTTGTGAGCGAAACTGAAACAGTCATGGATCATGCTGCCATCAAATCAAAGGATATCTGTGGTACAAGCTACAGAGACGTTAGTTGTGGTATTACAGTCAAAATAGATAAGGTTGATGAGTCTGAATGCGGAAATTCAGATATACTTTTCAGCCAAGATTTAGTTGTGCGAGAGACAAACATACCTTCTCGCTTCAGTACAACCACCAACAATGGAGTTCTAAATTTCAAACACTTCAGAAAG ACAAATACTCAATCTGGGAATAGCTTCAACAATCTAATTCCATTTTCGAAGCACCCATATAA